Below is a genomic region from Ammonifex degensii KC4.
TAGAGAAGATAAGACGCAGCCTCAAGGGCCAGGTGGAAGTAAACCTGGCTGAACTCCAGGCGGTGTCCTTCCTCACTTCTCCTTCTTCCGTGGCAGTCAACGAAAGGCTTCTTTTCGACCTACAGCGCGCCATCGTTGAAAACCGCAAAGTGAAAATCAACTACTTTACCGCCAGTCGCGGGAGCTGGCAGGAGCGGGTGGTGGAGCCGTACCACCTTTTCAACCTGCGCGGCGACTGGTACCTGGTAGCCTTCGATCACTTCCGGCAGGATATGCGGGTCTTTCACACTGGCAGGATAGACCGGTGGCAGGTTCTCTCCGAAGTCTTTGTCCGTGATCCTCATTTTTCGGTGCAGGAGTGGATGAAGCAGGCTTTTATCGCCGAAAGGGGAGAGGGGCCGGTAGAGGTCGTCGTGCGTTTCGATGCTTATCAAGCTCGCTACATTCGTGAGCGCCGCTGGCATCCCACGCAGAAAATCGAGGAACTGCCTGATGGGGGCCTAATCCTGCACTTCACCACCGGGGGTCTTGAAGAGGTTAAGCGCTGGGTCATGAGCTACGGCAGCCACGCCGAGGTGCTGGCCCCGGAGTCTTTGCGGCAGGCGGTGAAAGAAGAGCTCAAGCGTACCCTCGATTTGTACGAAGGGAAAAAGGGCGAGGAAAATTTTTAGACTGAAAGCTCATTTCAGTGCCCTTTGATAAACTCTGGAGGTGAAAGGAGGAAGAAAAATTGCAGATGATCATAGAGTTTATAGGAGACAAGGAGGTAGTTTTGCCGCTGGAGCACAATTACCTTCTCCAAGCGGCCATCTACCACCAGATAGAGCAGCCAGCTTTCAGGAACTTCCTGCACGAGCAAGGGTTTGCCCTGGGGCACAGGCGCTTTAAGCTTTTCGTCTTTTCCCGCCTTATGGGGAAATTTCGCATGGACGAAGAGAAGCGGGAGATAGTTTTTACCCCTCCCTGCCGGCTGGTAATCTGTTCTCCTCTCTCTTTGTTTTTAGAAAACCTGGTCCGAAGCCTCTTGCGTCAGGGCAGATTTTATCTGGGTAAAAACCGGCTAACAGTGGGCTCCATTAAAACCCGGGACACGGTGGTGCGCCAGAGTCCCATCACTGTGCGTATGCTCTCGCCTTTAACCGTTTACAGCACCTTCAACGACAACGGCAAGCCTTTTACCTACTACTACTCGCCTTTTGAGCCCCGTTTTCCCGAACTCATCAAAGAGAACCTGGCCAAAAAGTATCAGCTTATTTTCGGACGGCCAGCGGATCCGACCGATTTCAGCTTCACTCCGGTGGAAGTGCGGGAACGAGACTTCAAGGTGGTCCGCTACAAAGGCACAATCATCAAGGGGTGGATGGGTAAGTACCGGCTTACCGGCGATCCGCAGTTGCTAGAGGTAGCGCTCAGCGCGGGCCTGGGGGCCAAAAACTCGCAGGGGTTCGGGTGCTGTGAATTGGTAGAGGAGGAAGATTGAGGAGGGAAGAGAATTGCTGGAAGCCATAGAGCTGCTGGGGAAGACGGTAGGTGGCGGGGACTTAATCGCAGGAATAATCGAGGATTTAAAAAACATTCCGAAGGATCCGGAAGAAGGATTTTACCTAGTCAAGCTCGACTTTCGGGAAGAAGAGCCAGGGAAGTTGCGGCTTCGCTTCGATTTCGAGGAAATACCGAAAAACAAAGAACAGCGGTACGAATTTCTTACCCGCTGGCGGCACGTGGGCAACGCCTCCGGCCACAACCCCCAGAAATTTCTCACCACCAACCAACTGCACTACCTGACCGGACAGGTAATCCCCAATCTGCTCCAGGAGCTGTCAAGCCAGGGGGAGGAAGGTTCAGAGCTGGCCCGGAAGCTCAAGATAATCCGCGAGAAGGCCTTTTCCTGCCTCGAGGGTGGGGAGGTAGTACTTGACCTTGGACGTCTGGGCATAGCAGGGGAGGAAAAGGCAGAAAAAGAGGAGAGCAAGCAAGGGAAAAAGAAGGCCAAGGAGCAGGCCAAGCAGGTAGCGGATGTCCTGGTCAAGCTGGTGGAGCAAAAGCTGGGAATCAAAAAGAGGCAGGTGGGCCTCTGGACCCTACTTTTTAACGGCGAGCCGCTGGTACAGGCCGAGCCCTACGACCGGGTGATTTTGCGCTACCGCCTGGCCGGCTTTGAGGGAGAAGATCTGGTGGCGGGCACCTGCCTGGTCTGCGGGAAGGAAAAGGAGAAAGTGAGCGCTCAAGCCTTCAAGCGCTTGAAGTTCTTCAAGCCCTATATCACCGATAAAGTGGGCTTCGCTTCCGGGGTAAGCGAATCGGGCTTTATCCGCAACTTCCTCATCTGCGAGGAATGCTTCCGCTCTTTTCTGGTAGTGGAAAACTACCTGCCCCAGCACCTGAATTTTCGGGTGGGTACCCTTAGCTTCCTTCTTCTTCCCACCTTTATCCTTTTCTCCGATTCTCCCGCCTGGCGGCAGGAGTTTTCCCGGCTTATGAATAAGCTTACCCGCAAAACCCAGGCCTTTACTGATCTTTCGGCTCTGATAAAGGGGGAAGAAGAGCTCGAACGCACCCTGGAAGAGCTCTTTGAGGAGGAGGGGATAGAAGACCAGGCGCTACTCAACTTCCTTTTTTACCAGAAAACGCAAAGCGAGTTCCGCATTTTGGGCCTGATAAAAGATGTGGCTCCCAGCCGGCTTTCCCGGCTCTTCCGCCGCTCGAATGCACTGGCCCAGGAAGGCAGACGCCTTCTGGGAGGGGAGGTAAAGGATTGGTGGATCGACCTTACCCGCCTTTATTACCTTCTGCCCTTGCGGGGGCGGGATAGGGCCGAGCACAAAAAACTCCTTTACCTTTATCAGGGTTTGCTGCGCGGCGAACCCATCGAGTACTCCTTCCTTGTGAAGGAGTTTCTGGAACTGGCCCACCTTTACCTCACCGGCCGCTTTGAAGGCACCAACCAGCGCAAGCCTAACTCCGGACAGGAAGAGCGGGCTCTGGCCACCCAACTTTTGCACGCCGGCTTTTTCCTCAAGCTTCTGCGCGAAGAAGGAATTCTTAAGGGGGTGAAAGATTTGCCGAGCTTTGAGCCGGATCAGGAGCTTATGGTCAATCAGGAAATGCGCGAATACCTAAAGTCCATAAACTACTCCGAGCCGCAGGCGGCTCTTTTCCTCCTGGGCTACCTGCTGAACGAGGTGGGAAAGGGCCAGTACTCTTCCGGACACCAAAGCAAACCGGTGCTGGACAAGATCAACTACCAAGGCATGAACTGGAGCCGAGTGCTTAGTTTGGCCAATCAACTTTTTGAAAAGTTAAGGCAGTACGACCGCCTTCGGGGGCAGAACGAGATCCTTTACGCTGAAATGAAAAGACTTCTCGACCGCTACCGCCAAGATAAGTGGCCTTTAGGCCCGGAAGAAAACGTCTTCTACATTCTCTCCGGCTACGCTTACGGCACCAGGGCAACGGTTCTGAAGAAAGAAAAGGAGGTTGGTGAGTAATGGCCGACATTAA
It encodes:
- a CDS encoding helix-turn-helix transcriptional regulator, whose protein sequence is MASRQQLERILKIDELIRAGKYPNPRQLAQEFGVQERTIYLDRQFMVDRLGAPIAYDRRRGGWYYTDPNWALPTVFVTEGELLAFLLSVEVAKRYLGTPFEKPLLSAVEKIRRSLKGQVEVNLAELQAVSFLTSPSSVAVNERLLFDLQRAIVENRKVKINYFTASRGSWQERVVEPYHLFNLRGDWYLVAFDHFRQDMRVFHTGRIDRWQVLSEVFVRDPHFSVQEWMKQAFIAERGEGPVEVVVRFDAYQARYIRERRWHPTQKIEELPDGGLILHFTTGGLEEVKRWVMSYGSHAEVLAPESLRQAVKEELKRTLDLYEGKKGEENF
- the cas6 gene encoding CRISPR-associated endoribonuclease Cas6, which produces MIIEFIGDKEVVLPLEHNYLLQAAIYHQIEQPAFRNFLHEQGFALGHRRFKLFVFSRLMGKFRMDEEKREIVFTPPCRLVICSPLSLFLENLVRSLLRQGRFYLGKNRLTVGSIKTRDTVVRQSPITVRMLSPLTVYSTFNDNGKPFTYYYSPFEPRFPELIKENLAKKYQLIFGRPADPTDFSFTPVEVRERDFKVVRYKGTIIKGWMGKYRLTGDPQLLEVALSAGLGAKNSQGFGCCELVEEED
- a CDS encoding TIGR02556 family CRISPR-associated protein; amino-acid sequence: MLEAIELLGKTVGGGDLIAGIIEDLKNIPKDPEEGFYLVKLDFREEEPGKLRLRFDFEEIPKNKEQRYEFLTRWRHVGNASGHNPQKFLTTNQLHYLTGQVIPNLLQELSSQGEEGSELARKLKIIREKAFSCLEGGEVVLDLGRLGIAGEEKAEKEESKQGKKKAKEQAKQVADVLVKLVEQKLGIKKRQVGLWTLLFNGEPLVQAEPYDRVILRYRLAGFEGEDLVAGTCLVCGKEKEKVSAQAFKRLKFFKPYITDKVGFASGVSESGFIRNFLICEECFRSFLVVENYLPQHLNFRVGTLSFLLLPTFILFSDSPAWRQEFSRLMNKLTRKTQAFTDLSALIKGEEELERTLEELFEEEGIEDQALLNFLFYQKTQSEFRILGLIKDVAPSRLSRLFRRSNALAQEGRRLLGGEVKDWWIDLTRLYYLLPLRGRDRAEHKKLLYLYQGLLRGEPIEYSFLVKEFLELAHLYLTGRFEGTNQRKPNSGQEERALATQLLHAGFFLKLLREEGILKGVKDLPSFEPDQELMVNQEMREYLKSINYSEPQAALFLLGYLLNEVGKGQYSSGHQSKPVLDKINYQGMNWSRVLSLANQLFEKLRQYDRLRGQNEILYAEMKRLLDRYRQDKWPLGPEENVFYILSGYAYGTRATVLKKEKEVGE